In Veillonellaceae bacterium, the following proteins share a genomic window:
- the hcp gene encoding hydroxylamine reductase produces the protein MFCYQCEQTAGGTGCTKVGVCGKNQDIAALQDTLIFGLKGIAAYAHHARELGARDEQVDAFMHDALFFTLTNVNFSLDRHLEMVLKCGEINLRVMELLDKAIVDRYGSPVPAQVATGSKAGHGILITGHDFLDLEELLKQTEGKGINIYTHGEMLPAHAYPELKKYPHLVGNWGTAWQNQRKEFAEFPGAIVITTNCVMPVLENSPYKDRIFTRSVTGIEGGQHIEGRDFSAVIAKALELPALPDKEGEHTLTTGFHHNVILSLADKVVEAVKAGKIKRFFLIGGCDGAKPGRNYYTELAKKVPKDCIILTVACGKYRFNHLDFGDIDGIPRLLDLGQCNNAYSGIQVAVALAQAFKCEVNDLPLSIILSWYEQKAVAILLSLLHLGIKNMRLGPTAPAFLTPNVLNVLNEKYGLQLITTPDDDLKAILG, from the coding sequence ATGTTTTGCTATCAATGTGAACAAACTGCCGGCGGTACCGGCTGTACTAAGGTTGGCGTGTGCGGTAAAAATCAGGATATTGCTGCGTTGCAGGATACTTTGATCTTTGGCCTCAAAGGAATTGCCGCGTACGCTCATCATGCCCGCGAATTAGGCGCGCGCGACGAACAAGTCGACGCTTTCATGCATGATGCCCTCTTCTTTACTTTAACAAATGTAAACTTTAGCCTTGACCGCCATCTTGAAATGGTTTTAAAATGTGGCGAGATTAACCTGCGTGTCATGGAACTCCTTGATAAAGCAATTGTTGACCGTTATGGTTCTCCCGTACCGGCCCAAGTAGCTACTGGCTCGAAAGCCGGTCATGGGATACTTATCACCGGTCATGATTTCTTAGATCTCGAAGAGCTGTTAAAACAGACTGAAGGTAAAGGCATAAATATCTATACTCATGGCGAAATGCTGCCGGCTCATGCCTACCCTGAGCTTAAAAAATATCCGCACCTTGTTGGTAATTGGGGTACTGCTTGGCAGAATCAACGCAAAGAATTTGCTGAGTTCCCTGGCGCAATTGTCATTACTACTAACTGTGTAATGCCTGTCCTTGAAAACTCACCATATAAAGATCGCATCTTTACCCGCAGCGTAACCGGCATTGAAGGCGGACAGCATATTGAAGGCCGCGACTTCTCAGCTGTAATCGCCAAAGCTCTGGAGCTGCCTGCACTGCCCGATAAAGAAGGCGAACATACCCTTACAACCGGTTTCCACCACAATGTAATCTTAAGCTTGGCTGACAAAGTTGTTGAGGCTGTAAAAGCTGGAAAAATTAAGCGTTTCTTCCTGATTGGCGGCTGCGACGGCGCTAAGCCAGGCCGTAACTACTATACTGAATTGGCTAAAAAAGTACCAAAAGACTGTATAATCCTAACAGTTGCCTGCGGTAAATATCGTTTCAATCACCTTGACTTCGGCGACATTGACGGCATTCCGCGCCTCTTAGACCTCGGTCAGTGTAACAACGCTTACTCCGGAATCCAAGTAGCCGTTGCTTTAGCTCAAGCCTTTAAATGTGAGGTTAATGATCTGCCGCTATCCATAATCCTGTCCTGGTACGAGCAAAAAGCAGTTGCAATCTTACTGTCGCTCTTGCATCTCGGCATCAAGAACATGCGTCTCGGCCCGACTGCACCGGCCTTCTTGACCCCTAATGTCCTTAATGTTCTAAATGAGAAATACGGCCTGCAATTAATCACAACTCCTGATGATGATTTGAAAGCGATCCTCGGTTAG
- a CDS encoding cell division protein, with translation MEKKLLFALDIGTRSVVGLVGEQLENSISIATVERLEHHTRAMLDGQIHDVPEVAGILSSLKERLEQSTGPLTKVSVAAAGRALYTIAASAEIEVSAKGLLAADDERALELTAIQSAQHQLATSDTLDDPSSYYCVGYSVVNFSLDGTNFKTLVGQRGKSAGVKVIATFLPRQVIDSLQAALEKTGLEMSNLTLEPIAAINILIPSTMRHLNIALVDVGAGTSDVAITRDGLIVGYGMVPCAGDEITEALSKKYLLDFNVAEKVKRQLSSAKTKKVSFKDILGCTQKMTAKEICSEIVTNVAELAQAIAAQIFALNANAPQAVLLIGGGSLTPMLPEALAEALDIPVTRIAVRRPDSIEGIENIPPQLMAPDGVTPLGILKLASSKTLNFVNVTLNGRALHLFNLGQLTVADALLAAGINIRNLQGRPGMGLTITVNGKTKFIPGTHGKPGCIHLNGAPAAFTDRINENDDITVTKGIDGASPTPTVHEAVTIPTPITVIINNQSYEISPIIKVNGNTVSADTKLADRDQVDCLMPNTLREILTLTGNEIKPEYYKYHVNNTERSFAVWPNLTLNAKLAKTDSTISDGDIIQIIKGRPPTLKEIFGIKEAAETAVNVIFNGTKCRVPTHRHTFIVNNKLADLNNTPTPGSFIEYSCIEQPNPMVTDVLLIAEFNPCNLPPGTSVDILLNGQPAEYTALIKDGDTVDIVISNPTTKNSAV, from the coding sequence ATGGAAAAAAAACTACTTTTTGCCTTAGACATCGGCACCCGAAGCGTTGTCGGCCTAGTCGGTGAACAACTTGAAAACAGCATATCGATTGCAACGGTAGAACGCCTAGAGCACCATACCAGAGCCATGCTTGACGGGCAAATTCATGATGTGCCCGAAGTAGCCGGCATCCTTAGCTCACTCAAAGAGCGGCTTGAGCAATCAACCGGACCGCTCACCAAAGTTTCGGTAGCGGCAGCTGGCCGCGCCTTGTACACAATTGCAGCTAGCGCTGAAATCGAAGTATCAGCCAAGGGCCTCCTTGCTGCTGACGACGAACGAGCTCTCGAGCTGACTGCCATTCAATCTGCCCAGCACCAGTTGGCTACCTCGGATACTCTAGACGACCCGTCGAGTTACTATTGCGTTGGTTATAGCGTAGTTAACTTTTCCTTAGACGGAACCAACTTTAAAACATTGGTCGGTCAACGCGGCAAATCTGCAGGAGTAAAAGTTATTGCCACCTTTTTGCCCCGCCAGGTAATAGATTCACTGCAGGCGGCTTTGGAGAAAACCGGCCTTGAGATGTCAAACCTAACTCTAGAGCCTATTGCCGCCATTAACATCCTAATTCCTTCCACTATGCGCCATCTAAACATAGCCTTGGTCGATGTCGGCGCAGGCACCTCCGATGTCGCTATAACCAGAGACGGTTTGATTGTTGGCTATGGTATGGTACCTTGCGCTGGCGATGAAATAACCGAAGCTCTGTCGAAAAAGTATCTCTTGGATTTTAACGTAGCCGAAAAGGTTAAGCGCCAACTTAGCAGTGCTAAAACTAAAAAGGTTTCGTTCAAGGATATTTTAGGCTGCACTCAAAAGATGACCGCCAAGGAAATTTGCAGCGAAATTGTAACCAACGTGGCTGAACTTGCTCAGGCCATAGCCGCCCAAATTTTTGCTCTAAACGCAAATGCCCCCCAAGCCGTACTGCTGATCGGCGGAGGTTCTCTTACACCAATGCTGCCTGAAGCCTTAGCCGAAGCGCTTGATATTCCGGTGACAAGAATCGCTGTCCGCCGCCCCGACAGTATCGAAGGTATCGAAAACATCCCACCGCAGCTCATGGCCCCTGATGGCGTTACCCCTCTAGGAATTTTAAAACTCGCCAGCAGTAAAACACTTAATTTTGTTAATGTCACCTTGAACGGCCGAGCACTGCATCTCTTTAACCTAGGTCAACTGACGGTAGCCGACGCCCTGCTCGCTGCAGGCATCAATATCCGCAACCTACAAGGCCGGCCCGGAATGGGACTAACAATTACGGTAAACGGCAAAACCAAGTTTATACCCGGTACCCATGGCAAACCCGGTTGTATTCATTTAAACGGCGCTCCGGCAGCCTTTACGGACCGCATCAATGAAAACGACGATATAACCGTAACTAAGGGAATTGACGGCGCAAGCCCGACCCCGACTGTACACGAGGCCGTCACCATTCCAACGCCTATTACTGTAATAATCAATAACCAAAGCTATGAAATCTCCCCTATTATTAAAGTTAACGGCAATACGGTTTCAGCCGATACCAAACTTGCCGACCGGGATCAGGTTGACTGTCTGATGCCAAATACTTTACGAGAAATTCTGACGCTAACCGGCAATGAAATTAAACCAGAGTACTATAAATATCATGTCAACAATACCGAACGCAGCTTTGCCGTTTGGCCGAACTTAACATTAAATGCCAAACTAGCCAAAACTGACAGCACAATCTCCGATGGAGACATCATCCAAATAATCAAAGGCCGCCCACCGACTCTTAAAGAAATCTTCGGCATTAAAGAGGCTGCTGAAACGGCTGTTAATGTCATTTTTAATGGTACAAAGTGCCGAGTTCCTACTCATCGACATACCTTTATCGTCAACAATAAATTAGCCGATTTGAACAATACACCAACACCCGGCAGTTTTATCGAATACTCCTGCATTGAACAGCCAAATCCGATGGTAACCGATGTTCTTTTGATAGCTGAATTTAACCCCTGCAATTTGCCGCCCGGAACCTCAGTTGATATTCTCCTTAATGGTCAGCCGGCTGAATATACCGCTCTAATAAAAGATGGTGATACAGTTGATATCGTCATTTCAAATCCAACGACAAAAAATTCCGCAGTGTGA
- a CDS encoding DegV family protein, giving the protein MALIHVVVDSTAQVSAEMLGRHDNLHVVPLKVIIGSQEWPENLMSNSELFALSKSKGVHPKTSQPSPGDFISVFEPLIAAGHQVVVITLSGGLSGTVGSAQAAANMVDAKNISVVDSGTTAIGMIQMAKAALEMAATGHNLDDIARHLARLASLTYTMFVPNTLENLHKGGRIGGAAAMFGTILQIKPLLYLAEGKVAVLDKVRTRSRAVSRMVDELKRQERLAYIGVGYINCQDEAEGIARQIMELYPGTPLVMSELGSVLGTHLGPGLIGLIYQVKN; this is encoded by the coding sequence ATTGCCTTGATTCATGTTGTAGTAGACAGTACGGCGCAAGTGTCGGCAGAAATGCTGGGGCGCCACGACAATCTTCATGTTGTACCACTAAAAGTAATTATCGGCAGCCAAGAGTGGCCCGAGAATCTTATGTCTAATTCTGAACTCTTCGCGCTGTCTAAGTCGAAAGGTGTTCACCCTAAGACTTCGCAGCCGTCCCCCGGTGATTTCATTAGTGTATTTGAGCCATTAATCGCGGCCGGTCACCAAGTTGTTGTCATAACGCTTTCCGGCGGACTGAGCGGTACTGTAGGGAGCGCGCAAGCGGCGGCCAATATGGTAGATGCTAAGAATATCAGCGTTGTAGATTCAGGAACGACAGCTATTGGAATGATACAAATGGCCAAGGCTGCTTTAGAAATGGCTGCCACCGGACACAACCTTGACGATATTGCAAGGCATTTAGCCCGGCTGGCCAGCTTAACCTATACAATGTTTGTTCCCAATACACTGGAGAATCTGCATAAAGGCGGGCGTATCGGCGGAGCGGCAGCTATGTTTGGTACCATATTGCAGATTAAGCCCTTATTATATTTAGCAGAAGGCAAAGTGGCGGTGCTTGATAAGGTGAGGACAAGGTCGCGGGCGGTTAGCCGTATGGTCGATGAATTAAAAAGACAGGAACGGTTAGCATATATTGGTGTAGGATATATTAATTGTCAAGATGAAGCTGAAGGAATAGCCAGACAGATTATGGAGCTATATCCCGGCACTCCGCTTGTCATGAGTGAACTTGGTTCGGTGTTAGGCACGCACCTCGGACCGGGGCTTATAGGTCTTATTTATCAGGTCAAGAACTAA
- a CDS encoding DAK2 domain-containing protein, translating into MVVTSELISGNDFKRMVIGAYNTFLRQHEYINSLNIFPVPDGDTGTNMLLTLGAVARALKEAPDGGIGAVAKRAADSAIMGARGNSGVILAQIFRGIARGLAGKEQAVSSEIGKAFQYGVLYAYRAVSRPVEGTILTVAKGIAKGTRRAVRENLAFSEILQQAITAGEEELARTPELLPVLKSAGVVDAGGKGLIVFLIGCLEGLDGTYAGPEANFDAALTMFNVPAAFDTVHPYCTEFIVKPFNVTAAEVRQQLEAMGDSLVIAESGNMIKIHIHSAHPGAVLESAVTWGTLHDIKIDNMADQHRHVITPMLAKESLAVISVAPGEGLEGIMRQLGASLVISGGQTMNPPVEDFMDAIHSGNAERYILLPNNKNIMLACEQVKKLVGDRVEIVPSANVPQGLAAIMAFTPGDTIENNVAKMKQRLELVNAAAVTIAVRDSKVDERKIRAGRYIGTIGNQVIADAENIEAALADTVAAIIKADSEVISLYYGAGLGDQTAELLKEKLAGAYPDKVVELYYGGQPHYQFIISVE; encoded by the coding sequence ATGGTAGTAACAAGCGAACTCATATCAGGCAATGACTTTAAGCGGATGGTTATTGGTGCGTACAATACTTTTTTGCGCCAACATGAATATATTAATAGTTTAAATATATTTCCGGTGCCTGATGGTGATACCGGTACTAATATGCTCTTGACATTGGGCGCCGTGGCAAGGGCCCTAAAAGAAGCCCCGGATGGCGGTATCGGCGCGGTAGCCAAGCGGGCTGCTGACAGCGCTATTATGGGCGCCCGGGGTAACTCCGGCGTTATTCTTGCTCAAATTTTCCGGGGCATTGCCCGTGGTCTGGCAGGCAAGGAACAAGCAGTCTCTTCAGAAATCGGCAAGGCCTTTCAGTATGGAGTTCTTTACGCCTATCGGGCTGTGTCACGACCGGTTGAAGGCACTATCCTAACGGTTGCTAAAGGAATAGCCAAAGGGACGCGGCGGGCTGTACGGGAGAACCTTGCGTTTTCTGAAATTTTACAGCAGGCCATTACTGCCGGGGAAGAAGAACTGGCCAGAACGCCTGAATTACTGCCTGTCCTTAAATCAGCCGGTGTTGTTGACGCCGGGGGCAAGGGGCTTATTGTCTTTTTAATCGGCTGTCTGGAGGGACTTGACGGAACATATGCCGGACCAGAGGCTAATTTCGATGCTGCTCTGACCATGTTTAATGTACCGGCTGCATTTGATACCGTCCATCCCTATTGCACCGAGTTTATTGTTAAGCCATTTAATGTAACTGCCGCCGAAGTTCGCCAACAGCTTGAAGCAATGGGCGATTCGCTAGTCATAGCCGAAAGCGGCAATATGATCAAAATACATATTCACAGCGCCCACCCCGGTGCCGTTTTAGAATCAGCGGTAACATGGGGCACGCTGCATGATATTAAAATCGATAATATGGCTGATCAGCATCGCCATGTAATTACACCGATGCTTGCTAAAGAATCGCTAGCAGTGATCAGCGTTGCGCCGGGCGAGGGGCTAGAGGGGATTATGCGTCAGTTAGGCGCTAGCCTTGTTATTTCAGGCGGGCAGACTATGAATCCGCCGGTCGAGGATTTTATGGATGCCATTCATAGCGGTAACGCCGAGCGGTATATCCTGTTGCCGAATAATAAAAATATCATGTTAGCCTGTGAGCAGGTGAAAAAGCTGGTTGGCGACAGGGTCGAGATTGTCCCGTCTGCTAATGTGCCTCAGGGGTTAGCGGCTATTATGGCTTTTACGCCCGGTGATACCATCGAAAACAATGTTGCTAAGATGAAGCAGCGACTTGAGCTTGTCAACGCAGCAGCAGTAACTATTGCTGTGCGCGATAGTAAGGTAGATGAGCGCAAGATAAGAGCCGGGCGCTATATTGGAACAATTGGAAACCAAGTTATCGCCGATGCTGAGAATATCGAGGCAGCGCTCGCCGACACGGTGGCTGCAATTATTAAAGCTGATAGCGAAGTAATCAGTCTTTATTATGGAGCAGGTCTAGGCGACCAAACTGCTGAACTGCTAAAAGAAAAGCTAGCCGGAGCGTATCCTGACAAGGTTGTCGAATTGTACTACGGCGGCCAGCCACATTATCAATTTATAATTAGTGTCGAATAG